TGCTTGGGAAGGATGGAAACAGGCTGCTGTGTGGCTGGGAGTCCGGGGTACAAGGCTATGAGAGCATGGGGGAGTCACTCAGTCTCTGTGGTTGGGGGTGGTTAACCTGCCTTTTGCCCAGGTGGCCTGCAGGGAGACAGCCAGCTTGGGCAGCCCTTTGCATTGCCCTGTACTGGGGTCCCCGATGGGCAGGTGGGAATCCTGCCACCTATTGTCCTCTGCCCAGGGACCCTCACTCTCAGGGAGTCATAGGAGCTGGGCCTATGGGACCTTCTCCTGGCCTGGGCGAGACAGTTCCTTGTTCACCATCAGCCTGTGGGTTCGGGGCTGCAGGGAGAATGTCTCCCCCAGCTGGACAGCGCCTGGGAATTAaccccccagattcctttcctgCCCAGGTATGGGATCAGCCCGGAGAACATCATCCTATATGGGCAGAGCATCGGCACGGTGCCCACCGTGGACCTGGCCTCTCGCTACGAGTGTGCCGCCGTGGTGCTCCACTCGCCCCTCACCTCGGGCATGAGGGTCGCCTTCCCCGACACTAAGAAGACGTACTGCTTCGACGCCTTCCCCAAGTGAGTgtttccccaccctgcccctccctggctggGGTGCAAGTTCAGCTCAGGCTGCCAGGGGACGATGGCCCAGTGTCCACATGGGCTCCAACTGCAGCTGGCCCttggaggggtgtggggcagCACAAGGGATTGTAGGTAAAAGGTGAGCCTTGGGGCTGCTTTCTGTGTGGCTGTGACACCTGCTTATCCCCTGGGAGGTGCCCGTCTCCGCAGGGGTGCATGGATGTCCATCGGTCCCAGATGGCAGGTTGCAGACAACCTATTAAAGAACCTGGGTCTGAAAATTGGTGCCCCTCTGGCTGCCAGCCGCCCCTCTGGAAATCCAGACACCCCTGGAAGGGGGCGGGGAGGCACTGGTTTAATCCCACCCTCCCCCATTCTCGTGCTGCTGCCACACCTGCTGGGCGCCAGAGCCAGCCTGGGGACCGAAGGCAGATTCTCCTCTAGAAGTGGCAACGGGTCCCCCCAAACAGTGAGATCCCAGGATGCCTGCACCGTGCTACTTTGTACCCTCAGCACCCCGCTTGCATTGGAACCACaacctggggccctcgacccgcCTTGCAGACATTAGTTGCCCAAGTGGGCGTGGGAGGTTTTTCCTGCTTTGTGCAGCATCAGCAGAATGGGTTGTTATGTTCCGGGCAGCGCCCCTGTGTAATCACAGTGACAGCCGTGGCCTAGTttgtacgtctacactgcagtaaaacactgGCCCTGGTCCGCTGACTCAGGCTGTGGGTCTGTAAAATTGTGGAGTAGATGTTcaggctggaggctgagctctgagACCCCGCAAAAGGGAGAGGGTCCCAGCTCTCCAGCCGGGGCCAGAATATCTACTGCAATTTGATGGCtctgcgagcccaagtcagctgacccgggccagccacgggtgttcTATAGCCGTGTACACATAACGGTCAGTTACAGGCAACGTCAATCACAGACTCATGGAAGtgtcgggctggaagggacccgGGAAGGTTGTCTAGTCCAGCCACCGGCGCTGAGCCAGGACTAAGTAAATCTAGACAGGTTTTTatccaacctattcttaaaaccCTCCAGGAACAGGGATGTATCGAAAGGAAAATCCCTGGGGAACTGTGCCAAGAGAGgtggtggatcctccatcactTGGAATCTCTAACGGGCGATCAGTCGGCTCTTTCTAAAGGATGCGCTCAGGTTGTCCGAGTTCTGAGCCCATTGCAAGAAGCACTGGGGGAAATCCTCTGACCCGtgcgtgcaggaggtcagagcagaGGACCACAccagtctcttctggccttggaatttaggaGTTGACAGCGCTGGCTTGGAGAAGCCCCCTGTTTTCCCTTGTAGTCAGAGCACGGCAGAGCCAGAGTCCCTGGGGTtcgtcttcactgcagaagaggTGTGGTCTGAACTCAGGTCAGCGAAGCAGGTGAAAACAGTAGTGAGGGCGTGGCAGCTTGGCTTTGGACTGGGCTGAGCAGATGCAGATGGAGCCCGGGCTGGATCTTGAGCTGCCAGCCTGAGCTGCCATGTACTATTTCAACCCAAGTTCAGAACACACCTCTTTGACTGATTGCCAGTCCATGTGGAGCCCCTGCCCCCGGTTTCCTGGCACTCCTAGCAAGCCCATTATTGTGGGCTAACACTGGTCTGTGGGGCGTTAGAGGATACACAGCCCCTGTTgtgaggagtttacagtctagcTGAGAatggtggggggtgggagccagAGTGGGGTTTGCTGTGAGTCCTTACTGTAATTTCTCAGGCCCTCCACCTCAACAAATTGTGCACCAGGCTATGAGCTAGTAggttgcttctcctcctccaccccagaggtggctgcatttcagtgatggggtCTGGACTGCAGCCTGTTCTGGGGCGCCCCTGGTGACAGGAGGTGCTTGATGCAGGGCAGCGTTTGCTCAGGGGGTtgtttgcttctctcctccctgcaGCATCGAGAAGGTGTCCAAGATCACTTCGCCCGTCCTCATCATCCACGGTACCGAAGATGAGGTCATCGACTTCTCGCACGGCCTGGCGCTGTACGAGCGCTGCCCCAAGGCCGTGGAGCCCCtgtgggtggagggggctggCCACAATGACATTGAACTGTACAGCCAGTACCTCGAGCGCCTGCGGAAGTTCATCTCCCAGGAGCTGGCCAGCCAACGCAACTGAGCCCCAGCTGCCATCCCGGACTCTGACCCGGAGGAGGGATCAGGCCATGCTGCCCCCTGGAGGTGTAACGAACTTGGgcggccccagctccagcccacaCTGAGGTTGGCGAGCTGGTGGGACGTGGCCAGTCCTCAAATGTACGTTGTGTTTCAAGGCACGGTGCTCCCGGCTCGGGTCACCCTCCACCTCCCAGCCACACACTACAGATGGGACATGCTGGGTGGATCCCATTTCAACCTAGGCAGCCCCAGCTAGAGGAGTCCCCATGCAGTGGGGAGAAGACCGGCTTCACCTTCCCGACTCCTGCTCCGAGTGCTGAGGCCACTTTCGATCCGTCTCCGGAGCTTGCCGTGGGTTCTATCGCCCCATCCCACTGCAAACAACTCGGGAGCCATCTTAGTCCTTTTCCCATCATGCAGCTGTTCAGACATTAGCAATGAGATGGCTTGGAGTCCTGGCCTGGCTGCAGATTTGAGGGGGTTAATTATCCCTGCAGAGCCCCATGCCTTTTCCTATCTGGGATCTGATCACTGCATGattcaccccccacaccccccatcTGCCTTACCCAATTCAGTAGCATCAGAATGGAGGAGCAGGGCTCTCTGGCCCTGAGCAAAGCTTCTCTTGGATCGAACACCAGTGAGAACCGGGAGGGCAGGGATTGAGGGGACCGAGCCGCATTTGATCTCCCTGCTGGGAAGGAATGGCCCTGCCGTGTAGTCCCTGCTCTCTGAAAGGGGTCGGGCAGGCGTGGCTAGGAGACGTGCGCTGTCCCCGATCTCCGGCATCCGGCAGTTTTCTCTTTCCACAGGACTCCCCTATATTTGGGGCACCCCCTTTCTTTACTCCAAATATCTACAGACAGATCCCTCATGTCACACTGGAAGCAGGGAAAAGAAGAATAAAGATTTAAGATGTAAAATTTTACAAGACTTCTCACCAGGTGCCCATCTGAGCTTTTTTTACATCTCGGGGGGTCCGAGAACGGTGGTTTTAGAGCCCAGCACAAGGGGCGATTTATGGCGCTT
The sequence above is a segment of the Gopherus evgoodei ecotype Sinaloan lineage chromosome 22, rGopEvg1_v1.p, whole genome shotgun sequence genome. Coding sequences within it:
- the ABHD17A gene encoding alpha/beta hydrolase domain-containing protein 17A isoform X2, with the translated sequence MPKGEECPPSYKGTERTPEHSTPKHGTEVSSAPAERETRWARFTVLFSHGNAVDLGQMSSFYIGLGTRINCNIFSYDYSGYGVSTGKPSEKNLYADIDAAWQALRTRYGISPENIILYGQSIGTVPTVDLASRYECAAVVLHSPLTSGMRVAFPDTKKTYCFDAFPNIEKVSKITSPVLIIHGTEDEVIDFSHGLALYERCPKAVEPLWVEGAGHNDIELYSQYLERLRKFISQELASQRN
- the ABHD17A gene encoding alpha/beta hydrolase domain-containing protein 17A isoform X3, which codes for MPKGEECPPSYKGTERTPEHSTPKHGTEVSSAPAERETRFTVLFSHGNAVDLGQMSSFYIGLGTRINCNIFSYDYSGYGVSTGKPSEKNLYADIDAAWQALRTRYGISPENIILYGQSIGTVPTVDLASRYECAAVVLHSPLTSGMRVAFPDTKKTYCFDAFPNIEKVSKITSPVLIIHGTEDEVIDFSHGLALYERCPKAVEPLWVEGAGHNDIELYSQYLERLRKFISQELASQRN